GCAAAGGAAGGCAAGAATAATCTGGTGAAGCTTTCTATTTCCGGAAATGATATGACGATTACTTCCAGATCAGAAGAGGGTAACGTAAAAGAAAATGTAATGATTTCCACAGATGGAGAAGGGCTTGATATTGGATTCAATTCAAAATATCTGATAGATGTGCTCAAAGTAATCGAAGAGGATGAAATAAAACTGGAATTAAATACTGGTGTAAGTCCTTGTTTGGTTAAACCTATAGAAGGAAATCAGTTCGTTTATTTAATACTTCCTGTCAGACTGTCAGGAAATTAATGAACTTATTATTTTTAGCTGTCATTTATGGCAGCTTTTATTTACAGGTCTTATGTAGCTATTAACCTGTTTCAATTTACAAGAGCAAACTTTATGGAGAAGAAAAAATGTACATAACACAAGTGGAGCTGCAGGATTTCAGAAATTATGAATCGCTGAATATAGAATTTCATCCGAATGTTAATTTAATACTGGGCAAAAATGCTCAGGGAAAAACAAATCTTGTAGAAGCCATTTACTTGTCTTCGCTGGGAAAATCTTTTCGTACATCAAATGACTTTGAGATGATTCGGTTCGGAAAGAAATTTTTTAGAATTAAAATTGAAGCAGAAAAAAATAATGAAGATATTTGTGTTGAAATGGCTGTAAGCAAAGAAAGCAAGGCTGTTAAATTAAATGGTCATAAAATAAAAAAAATATCAGAGCTTCTTGAAAGTATTTATATCGTTGTATTTTCTCCTGAGGATTTAAAAATTGTCAAAGAAGAACCTGAAAAAAGACGGAAGTTTATAGATAGAGAGCTTTGTCAGATCAGGCCGGTCTACTTTAATAATTTATCCCGATATAAAAAGGTGTTGCTCCAAAGAAATACCATGCTAAAAGAAAATACTCCCAAAGTTTCTTTACTTGAGGTATGGAATCAGGAATTATGTGAATATGGTTCAAAGATTATCATGCAGCGAGCCGAGTTTGTTAAAAAAATTGATAAAATAAGCAGCGAGATTCACAAAAATATTACGAATGGAAAAGAAAAGCTCCGCATTCAGTATGAATCAAATGTTCCGTTCATGAAAGATTTAGAAGAACAAAAATCTTTGTTTTTAGAAAAAATCCATTTGAATATTGAAAAGGATATGTTAAAAAGAAATACAAGTGTAGGGCCTCACCGTGATGATCTAAAAATAACCATTAATGGAATAGACATTCGAAAGTACGGATCACAGGGTCAGCAGAGGACAGCAGCACTGTCCTTAAAATTAGCAGAAATCATGCTCATCAAAGAAGAAACTCAGGAAGATTGTATATTGTTATTGGACGATGTATTATCAGAATTAGATGAAGAACGGCAGAACTATTTGATTAATTCTCTTTCAAACGTACAGCTTTTTATCACATCAGCAGAGATTTCGAAAAAAGTACAAAGTACACTGCCGGAGGGAAAAACTTTTTATGTAGAAAATGGACAAGTGAAAGAAAAATAAAGAGTTTAAGCATAGGGATATAGACAAAAATATAATAGAGAAAACAAGAATAGGAAGTAATTTATGAAAAGAAAATTGTGGTTCCTCATCGTAATGTCTATTTTGTTAGGGGTATTTTTATATATGAAACCTATAGGCTTTGAAAAAATTATTCTAAATGAAATGCCGACATATGTATATGCTTCTCAAATAGAGATTATATCAGGACAAAATCCATATAAGCTTAAGGAAATTTCCAGTAAGGATCATGAGTCATTATGGAACAATGTTTATGAACAGCTTTCAAAATATGATTATATGAAATCTTCCAATGTGACGTTAGGTAATAATCAAATTGAAATATATGTTACATACAAAGATGTAATAGTTAAAATCAGTGTTGATGAAAACGACAAGATTTTACTTGATGATGGTAATAAAATAAAAGAATATAGTACATTTGGAAAAGACAAAAATCTATATGAAAATTTATTACAAGTAATATGAAAATGAAAGCCTTAAGAACATATGAAGTACAATAATAAAAATAAAAATAGGAAGTATAATGGATTATAAAATTAAATTAGAATTAAATATACAAGATATAATGGTGTTTGTTATTGAAATAGAACCACATGAAACTGCAATTATACTTTATGAAGATACTCGAAGGAGTGGGAATCTATTAGAGGATTTTTCATTTTTGTATCCTAACTTTTATCAGTCAGAGAAAGAATGGGACGATTTTAGAAATTTGATTAAAGCT
This region of Aminipila luticellarii genomic DNA includes:
- the recF gene encoding DNA replication/repair protein RecF (All proteins in this family for which functions are known are DNA-binding proteins that assist the filamentation of RecA onto DNA for the initiation of recombination or recombinational repair.); amino-acid sequence: MYITQVELQDFRNYESLNIEFHPNVNLILGKNAQGKTNLVEAIYLSSLGKSFRTSNDFEMIRFGKKFFRIKIEAEKNNEDICVEMAVSKESKAVKLNGHKIKKISELLESIYIVVFSPEDLKIVKEEPEKRRKFIDRELCQIRPVYFNNLSRYKKVLLQRNTMLKENTPKVSLLEVWNQELCEYGSKIIMQRAEFVKKIDKISSEIHKNITNGKEKLRIQYESNVPFMKDLEEQKSLFLEKIHLNIEKDMLKRNTSVGPHRDDLKITINGIDIRKYGSQGQQRTAALSLKLAEIMLIKEETQEDCILLLDDVLSELDEERQNYLINSLSNVQLFITSAEISKKVQSTLPEGKTFYVENGQVKEK